In Spirosoma sp. KUDC1026, the sequence TCTTGCGTCAGTCCTTTGTTTACTCGCTTTTTCTTTAATCTAGCTCCAAATGACTCCATTCATTAGGGTATTAGGTGTAGGAATTAGATCAACCACTTGTGAGGAAATGATTGTTCGACCAAAGGATGCGTTCTTTCGTCGGTTCGTTGCATGCCTTGAGCGTCTAGATTCTCTATTTTTTCAATAACGGCATTTCCTGTCAAGCGTTTCGGCGCAAAGATCAACTAGACTAGTTGGGGGCGTTGTCCGCTTTCGAGCTATCTATGTCCATTAGCGTACATCTTGACAGAGGATGATATTTCATAATAGATTGATTTACAGCGAATATGTTAGTGTGGTACACTTCTTGGCATTCAGCATGGTAGACAATTAACCATAACACGTCGCCATGAAACTCAATCTGATCGCTCTGCCAACCCTACTTGCTTTCTTCACGCTTACCTCAACCGAGCTGCTAGCCGACTCTCCCGAGCTTGACCAAGTACCGCCCTTTCGTTCGAGCTGCTACGTCAACAAATCCAATCAAATCAAGCTGGCCATTGACAAGAACGCCCCCCAGATTGTTAGCGTCGTCCTTCGGCGCTCAGGTGAAAACGAAATCGTGGCTACCCAATACATGCCCAAAAAACAGAGTAAGTCGACCTACGTATTTGACGTGAACGAGTTGCCCGACGGGCTTTATACATTGGAGCTAAGTAGTGGCCAGCATCTCACCACCCACCAGGTCACCATCAACACCGCTAAGCCCATCAAGCCAAGCCGGCAGGTTGCTCTTAATCGCTGAGGCAGGTCATTTTGATGATCGAGGTTGCCCTCATGTCCGATTAAACCTACCATATAAAAGCAAACAGCGCTCGACTATTATACATGGTCGAGCGCTGTTTGCTTTGGGAAGACAACTGTCAACTTCTAATTACAACCATGCAAACTAGGGCCTACCGCTCAGTATATTTCATGAATAATATAGGTACAGCAAACCCTTGCTGTACAAAAATGTACCCGGTTACAACGGGGGCGTAGGGGGCAGAAATGCCTGAAGCCCGCCGGTTAGCGAGCTTCAGGATGCAATGGGCAGTGGGGAGTTGATTTTTTGAGCCTCCTACGGGATTCGAACCTGCGACCTACGCATTACGAATGCGTCGCTCTACCAGCTGAGCTAAGGAGGCTTTTTGCCTGTTTTGCGGGTGCAAATATACGAGTCCGGAATTTAACAATGCAAGTATCCGTTCTATTTTTGGTAAATTTGCCTCCATGATTTCCATCACGAACCTCTCGTACTATCTCGGTAGCCGGGCGCTCTACGAAAATGCGTCGCTGCATATCAAGCCTAACCAGAAAATCGGCCTGATCGGTCTGAACGGAACTGGTAAATCAACGCTGCTTCGAATCATCAACGGGGAGTATCAGCCCGACGGCGGTACGATCTCCAAAGCGGGCGACGTAACGATCGGCTTTCTGAACCAGGATTTGCTATCGTACCAGACCGAAGATTCCATTCTGTCGGTGGCGATGCAGGCATTCGCGCGGCAGAACGAACTGCAAAAACAGATCGACGAGCTGCTGCATGAGATGGAAACCAACTACCGCGATGAACTGGTCGATAAACTCGGCAAGGTGCAGGAGGAATTCGATGCGCTCGACGGCTATACGGTGCAGTCGAAGGCTGAAGAGATTCTCGAAGGGTTAGGCTTCCCGACGGATGATTTGCACAAACCCCTGAAAAACTTCTCAGGGGGCTGGCGGATGCGGGTGATGCTGGCCAAACTGCTGCTGCAGAAACCATCATTGCTCATGCTTGATGAGCCAACCAACCACTTGGACTTGCCGTCCATTCAGTGGGTAGAAAAATATATTCAGTCGTATGAGGGAGCCGTTATTGTGGTTTCCCACGACCGTGACTTCCTGGATAACGTTATCGACGTAACGGTTGAAGTGGCCAACCAGAAACTGAATCCGTACTCTGGTAATTACTCATTCTATCTGGAAGAGAAAGCGCTGCGGAACGAGATTCAGAAAGGAGCTTACGAAAACCAGCAGGCTAAAATCCGGCAGACGGAGCGGTTTATCGAACGTTTTAAAGCGCAGGCCACCAAAGCAAAGCAAGCACAGAGCCGGGTAAAACAACTGGCCCGGCTGGATCGGATTGACGATGTCATCGACGAGAATGCCCGGGTGAATTTCCGGTTTAATTTCTCGACGCAGCCCGGTCGGCACGTACTACAGCTTGAAAACGTATCCAAAGCGTACGGCCCGAAACGTATTCTGACGCATACCACCGGCATGCTGGAGCGCGGTGACCATGTGGCCCTGATTGGTGCCAACGGGAAAGGTAAATCGACGCTGCTGCGGATTATTGCCGGTACCGAACCCGTCGACGGCGAACGCCGGCTGGGACACAATGTGTCGTTCAGCTTCTACGCCCAGCACCAACTCGAATCCTTGAGTCTGGAGGATAACCTGGTTGAGGAACTGAAAGCGGCTAATCCAACTAAAACAGAAGCCGAATTGCGGACCGTACTGGGCTGTTTCCTGTTTACGGGTGACGACGTGTTCAAGAAGATCCGGGTATTATCGGGGGGCGAAAAATCGCGAGTGGCACTGGCAAAGGTACTGCTCTCACAGGCCAACTTCCTGCTGCTCGATGAGCCGACCAACCACCTGGACATGCAGTCGGTGAATATCCTGATTCAGGCGCTGCAACAGTATGAAGGCACATACATTGTTGTCTCCCACGATCGTTACTTCGTATCGCAGATCGCGAACAAGATCTGGTATATCGAAGAAGAACAGGTGAAGCAATATCCGGGTACGTACGATGAGTACGAACAATGGCAGGAAGACCGACGCGAACAGGGCTACGTTTCCCCCGCTTCAAAAGTGCAACCTGCTCCGGCTCCTGTGAAAGAAGAAAAACCAGCAGCGAAGGCATCGGACGACGAACGGCGTGAATGGCAGAAAACGCTCAAGAATCTGACCCGGCAAGCCGAAGAAGCCGAAACGCAGATTGAGCAGCTGGAAGCGCGCAAGAAGAAAATCGAGGTCGAACTGGCGGATCCTACGACGTACAACGACAGCAAGAAAATGCAGGCCAAGAACGACGAGTACAAGAAAATAGCGAAACAGCTTGATCAGCTCCAGTCCGAATGGGAGTCGGCCATGCTGGAAGCCGAAAAATGGGAAAAGAAGCTGGTGTAGCGATACATCAATAGGTTATACAAAACAGCCGGGGTAGATGCCCCGGCTGTTCCGTTTTTAGGCCAGTTAGCGTGCTACGCTTCCGAAGCCGTATTTCTGGTCGAACGCCTGCACAACGGTCTTTTTGATGGTTGTGCAGATGGTTTCCAGCGGCAAATCGTTGGCGTCATCGCCAAATGGGTTCTCAATTTCTTCGGCGATGGTCTCCAGACTGGCCAGGACGTAGAAAACAAACATCACCAGGGGGACAACCAGATAGTCCAACGTGAAAGCGTAGCCGAAGGGCAGGGTGACGCAGAACGTGAACACAAACTTCTTGATGAACGTGCTGTACGAAAAAGGAATAGGGGTGTTCTTGATCCGTTCGCAGGCCCCGCAGATGTCCATCAGGGAAAGGAGTTCCGGGTTGAGCACCAGCATGTGCTCGGGCAGTAGAATGCCTTGTCGCTGTAAGGTCGCTACCCGCCCAAAAATGGCCGAAGCGATCTGGTTTGGTACGTGGTCGGCAGCGTGCAGATCGGTAAAATGAAACGTACTGCTGTCCGCAAATTCGGCTGGATTCGGTCGTTCGCGCAGGTGATTTTTCAGCGCAAAGGCAAAATTGGGAATCATGGTCTGAAAAAACTGCCGGTGCTCTGCCTGATCGTCATCGAGTAGTTGATTAATCTTCAGCGCCATATTCCGGCTGTTATTTACCAGTGAGCCCCACAACCGACGCCCCTCCCACCAGCGATCGTAGGCCGAGTTGGTCCGGAACACCAGCAACATCGAAATGACGAAACCCAGCAGCGTGTGCATTACCGTAATGTGCCGGAGCGGGGACGTATCGTCCAGTTTGAAGACATGAATAATCAGAAAGGCAATCAGGAACGAATAGAAGCCAATCGCAAGCAGGGCTAATGACAACTGGCGCAGGGTGTCGGCCCGGTTGTAGGTAGTAATGAACCGAAACCAATCTTTTGGGTTATAATCGACCATAGAACAGGTTAGAGTACATAGCCACAATATGTTGTTGCAGCCATAAACGAACAGGACAAAGTTACGGCTCTCCAACAACCAGAACGGTTTTCTGTCGTTTATTCAATGTCCCTCTTGTAACTGAGTCTACTAAATGACTGTTTTCCCGCGATTACTTTTCCTGTTGTTTTTATGGACATCTGCACTGACTGCCGACGCGCAGCAGGTGCAAACGATCGATCAGATTCTTGATCCGAACATCCAGACCGTACTGCTTTTTCCGGTGGTGAGCGCCAACACCAATGATCCGGCGCTGACGTTGAACCCGCCGGTAATTTCCCTGGATGAGGGCGTACCGCTGCAACTCGAATTCGACGATCTGACGGCGAACTACCGGTCATTCCGGGCCAAACTGGTGCACTGCAACGCCAACTGGCAGCGTTCGGTCCTGAACGACATTGAGTTTACGTATGAATATAACGACAACCCCATCACGGACTATTCGGTGTCGATCAACACTAAGATTCCGTACTACCACTACCGGTTCACGGTGCCCCGAGTAAAACTGCCGGGGAATTACGTCCTGGTCGTGTACGACGAGCGGAATCGCGACAATATTCTGTTTACGCGCCGGTTTATGACGTACCAGAACCTGGTAAATGTTAATGCGGGGGTGCGGTTTGCTACCGATCCTGCCCGGCAGTACACGCATCAGCAGATTGACCTGCTGATCAATTACCGGGGGTATCAGGTTGTGTCGCCCCAGGATGATTTTAAGGTAGTGATCCGGCAGAACTACCGCGACGACCGGACGATTACGGGCCTGCGCCCAACGAATGTGCAGGTGTTCGATCAGGTGCTTGAATACCGGCTGGTCGACCTGAGTAATCTGATGCCAGGCGGCAATGAGTTTCGCTTTTTCGATACCCGGACGGTATTATCCCGCGGCAACTACATTGATCGCGTCGACCGGCTGGCCGACCGGAACGTAGCATACGTTCAGGCCGATCTGCCCCGCAGCCGGGGGGCTTACATCCAGAGTGACGATTTTAACGGACA encodes:
- a CDS encoding ABC-F family ATP-binding cassette domain-containing protein — encoded protein: MISITNLSYYLGSRALYENASLHIKPNQKIGLIGLNGTGKSTLLRIINGEYQPDGGTISKAGDVTIGFLNQDLLSYQTEDSILSVAMQAFARQNELQKQIDELLHEMETNYRDELVDKLGKVQEEFDALDGYTVQSKAEEILEGLGFPTDDLHKPLKNFSGGWRMRVMLAKLLLQKPSLLMLDEPTNHLDLPSIQWVEKYIQSYEGAVIVVSHDRDFLDNVIDVTVEVANQKLNPYSGNYSFYLEEKALRNEIQKGAYENQQAKIRQTERFIERFKAQATKAKQAQSRVKQLARLDRIDDVIDENARVNFRFNFSTQPGRHVLQLENVSKAYGPKRILTHTTGMLERGDHVALIGANGKGKSTLLRIIAGTEPVDGERRLGHNVSFSFYAQHQLESLSLEDNLVEELKAANPTKTEAELRTVLGCFLFTGDDVFKKIRVLSGGEKSRVALAKVLLSQANFLLLDEPTNHLDMQSVNILIQALQQYEGTYIVVSHDRYFVSQIANKIWYIEEEQVKQYPGTYDEYEQWQEDRREQGYVSPASKVQPAPAPVKEEKPAAKASDDERREWQKTLKNLTRQAEEAETQIEQLEARKKKIEVELADPTTYNDSKKMQAKNDEYKKIAKQLDQLQSEWESAMLEAEKWEKKLV
- a CDS encoding bestrophin family protein is translated as MVDYNPKDWFRFITTYNRADTLRQLSLALLAIGFYSFLIAFLIIHVFKLDDTSPLRHITVMHTLLGFVISMLLVFRTNSAYDRWWEGRRLWGSLVNNSRNMALKINQLLDDDQAEHRQFFQTMIPNFAFALKNHLRERPNPAEFADSSTFHFTDLHAADHVPNQIASAIFGRVATLQRQGILLPEHMLVLNPELLSLMDICGACERIKNTPIPFSYSTFIKKFVFTFCVTLPFGYAFTLDYLVVPLVMFVFYVLASLETIAEEIENPFGDDANDLPLETICTTIKKTVVQAFDQKYGFGSVAR
- a CDS encoding DUF5103 domain-containing protein, with the protein product MTVFPRLLFLLFLWTSALTADAQQVQTIDQILDPNIQTVLLFPVVSANTNDPALTLNPPVISLDEGVPLQLEFDDLTANYRSFRAKLVHCNANWQRSVLNDIEFTYEYNDNPITDYSVSINTKIPYYHYRFTVPRVKLPGNYVLVVYDERNRDNILFTRRFMTYQNLVNVNAGVRFATDPARQYTHQQIDLLINYRGYQVVSPQDDFKVVIRQNYRDDRTITGLRPTNVQVFDQVLEYRLVDLSNLMPGGNEFRFFDTRTVLSRGNYIDRVDRLADRNVAYVQADLPRSRGAYIQSDDFNGQFVIDQRETGDGDINGDYIETIFTLRIPNLTGADVFVNGAFNLWRLDDRNRMTFDSNVGAYRAAILLKQGVYNYDYVSQTSGNPAKTDEGYIEGDFSATENDYEILIYNRPPAGRADQLIAYQRIGVNKRK